The nucleotide window AGCACGCCATCGGTGAGGGTTGGTCGCCATCGTTTTTTCGACGATGGTTCTACACGGTTTGCGTTCATTTTGATTGAATTGGTGTTGCTCATTGAGATTATTGTCCGCCTGCGATTTGATCTTGCCAGTCTAATGTTGAGAACCAGTACTCATAACGCTCTTTGAGCCAGCCATCATCCGTTCTTGCTTTGATCCACTCATCGAAGAAAGCTTTCTTATCGTCTTCGCCCAGACGTACGGCAAAGGCTTCATTGCCCTTAGAAAGACGTTCGCTAAATGGAATGAACAACGCATCAGCATGCTTCACAGCTTCGTGCTCTGGTTTTGGGCTTGATGCAATCACCGCGTGGGCATTACCATTCAATACTTCTTGAAATGCTTGGGCATCATCATCAAATTGTAGAACTTTGGCTTTCGGGAAAGTTTCGCGTGCCACTTGAACGGTAAATGCACCACGTCTAGCCGCGATCTTCACACGACGCGAGTCAAAGTCTTCGATCTTAGAAAAGTCGCCCGCCAGTGCTTTGCTTGCGGCAACTTGCACACCAGAGTGCGAATAAGGGGCGGTGAATAACACGCTTTTTGAGCGCTCTGGGGTAATCGACATTCCGCCAATGATCACATCGAACTTTTGAGAAAGTAGTGCTGGAATAATGCCATCCCATGCGGTTGGGACAAACTCCACTTTCCAGCCAGAGTCTTCAGCTAGACGCTTCGCTACATCGATTTCGAAGCCAATAAGCTCGCCTTGTTTGTCACGCATGGCCCAAGGGACGAATGTCGACATTCCCACTCGCAATGTGCCTCGTTCATTGATTTTATCCAGGTTAGGTGTCTCGTTAGCTGTTGCGCCAAATGAAACTGCAAGGCCAATTGCGACGGTACTGGCTGCTTTTACTAGATGTTTGAGTGTCCTTTTCATTGGGGACTCCTTGTTAGTAAAGAATGAGTAGCATAGAGAGTTATGACCGCTTCTCTTGACTTAAACGGTATTCAAGCCAGGCAGAGAATCCAGACAAAGTCAGCGTCAGCACGAGATAAATCGCGGCAACGGTAAACCAAATCTCAAACGGCATCGCGGTTTCCGCCACGATATTGCGCCCTTCGGTAGTGAGGTCAAAAATCGCCATTACGCTGACGATGGATGAGTTTTTAATCAGTGAAACCACTTCGTTGGTGAGTGGGGGCAGAGTGCGGCGCACCACTTGTGGCAATATCACGTCGTAGTAGGTGTAAAAGCGAGACAGGCCGATAGAGCGGCAGGCTTCAAATTGACCTTTCGGCACGCTGTTAAGACCTGCGCGCAGAATTTCTGCTGTGTAAGCGCCTTGGAACAGTGCTAAGGCAAACATCGCGGTAGAAAATCTATCCAGACCAATGATGGGGCCAAACACGAAATAAAGTAAATAGATCTGGACCAATAGCGGAGTGTTACGAATACCCTCAACGTAGCAATGCGCTATCGCGCGCCCGACTACTGAATTTGAGGTCTTCAACAGTGCGGTAATCAGACCGAATAGTAGGGTGAACAGTAAGGCTAACGCGCTCAGTTTGATGGTGACCATCAAACCTTCCAGTAGCTCTGCGGGCCACCACTCACCATCTTCATAAAATGCTAGGTAGTCGGGAACACGCTCCCATTGCCAGCGATATCCCATGGCCTCCGCGCCGCTATCCAGAAGCCAAGCTATGGCGATCGCAACCAATGCGATTTGTAGGATGGCCGACAATGCCGGTTTTATAACTTTGAATACCATTAGTGATTTAAGATCTTATCCAAAAACGCCTTTGTGCGAGGGTGTTGTGGGGTATCGAATATTTGGCTCGGTGGTGCCGACTCGACTATTTGCCCTTCATCCATAAAAATAACGTTATGTGCGACACGCTTAGCAAACCCCATTTCATGAGTAACACAGAGCATGGTCATGCCTTCTTCGGCGAGCTCAACCATGACATTGAGCACTTCGCTAATCATCTCTGGATCGAGCGCTGATGTCGGTTCATCAAAGAGCAGAATGTCAGGCTTCATGCACAAAGAGCGCGCAATGGCGACACGTTGCTGCTGACCGCCAGATAGCTGGGAAGGGTATTTACCGGCTTGTTCGGCAATTTTCACCCGTTCAAGCATTTCCATAGCGCGTGATTCTGCTTGCTGTTTTGACAGTTTAAGCGTGCGCATTGGTGAAAGTGTGAGGTTTTCAAGCACGGTAAGATGTGGGAAAAGGTTAAAATGCTGAAACACCATGCCGACTTGTCCTGGCTTGATGCTCTTAGAGCTCACATCGTGGCCGAGCACTTGAATGTCACCAGAGTTATAGGCTTCTAATCCGTTGATACAGCGGATCAGTGTGGATTTTCCTGAGCCAGAAGGGCCACAAATTACGACGATTTCGCCTTGTTTGACTTCGAGCTCGATAGCGTTCAGAGCTTGAAAGTCTCCAAACCATTTATTGACGTTGTTAAATTGTACTGCGTTCACATGGAACCCATTGTTTTTGTTATGTAGGTTTACATTAGCAATAGCGACAGCTCATAACAAGTGCATTTGCATATGAAGCTGGATGGGGTTAGGTGGGAGTGATGGGGTGTGTGAATCAGAAGTGCTAGGGCCCTTCTGATTCAACGACAATTAGACATTTACACCATTTGGAACGCCGGCAAGAAAGGCTTGAAAACTGGACTCTCTCACTTTCTCCAATACGAATCTTAGTTCATCAATGAGGTTGTTTTTCGCCCAGTCGACGCGAATATCGATCGGGGCTTTGCAAGCTGGAGATTCTGAAATGGCGTATCAAGTCATGCAGAAGCATATGAAGACAGCACTTAAATTGATGAAAGTACAAGAAGTTGAAATGGAAAATCGATTTTTAGACGATTGACAGGTCATTTTGACTCGTTAGTGACAATTTGATTTATGCATTTGTTGTGTCTTATTGACCTTTTTGTTGTTGTATTTAAGTTAAATGTCATATAAATCAATGCATTAAAAATTGGCACGCAACGTGCAAACAGGGACTTCAGGAAATAATCAGCTTTGGCTAAGTACCAAAGCACGACTGAATATACTGGAGTCCTTATTATGTTCTGTATTCAATGCGAACAAACTATTCAAACCCCTGCTGCTAAGGGTTGCTCATTCGCACAAGGTATGTGTGGCAAAACGTCAGAAGTATCCGATCTACAAGATGTTCTAGTGTATACCCTTCAGGGTGTTTCTTTCTGGGCTGACCAAGGTCGTAAGTTTGGTATTGTTGACCAAGAAATCGATCAGTGGGCGCCAAGAGCTTTCTTCTCTACGCTAACCAATGTGAACTTCGACCCTGAGCGTATTATTGAGCTTTCTACTCTAGCCGCTCAATATAAGGCACGACTGCAGCAGCAAGTTGAAGCCGCTTCTCTTGTTCAAGGTATTGCTATTGATGCGCTTTCACCCGCTGCGAAATTTGAACTACCAACAACAAAAGAGGCGCTGCTGGCGTTTGCTCCTACTGCTGCAGTAAACCGTGGTCACGATAGCCTTCACGAAGATGTGATTGGTCTGCGTCTACTTTGTCTCTATGGTCTGAAAGGTGCAGCAGCGTACCTAGAGCATGCTCGCGTACTATCGCAAACGGATGAATCCGTATACGGTGAATACCACCAGATCATGGCTTGGTTAGGCACGGATCCTGTCGACCTTGAGCCACTACTGAATACGTCAATGCAGATTGGTCTTATGAACTATAAGATCATGGAAATGTTGGATAAAGGTGAAACAGATACCTTTGGTCATCCAGAGCCAACACAAGTGAATGTGAAGACAGTGAAAGGCAAGTGTATTCTTGTTTCTGGTCACGACCTTCA belongs to Vibrio sp. 10N and includes:
- a CDS encoding amino acid ABC transporter ATP-binding protein, with translation MNAVQFNNVNKWFGDFQALNAIELEVKQGEIVVICGPSGSGKSTLIRCINGLEAYNSGDIQVLGHDVSSKSIKPGQVGMVFQHFNLFPHLTVLENLTLSPMRTLKLSKQQAESRAMEMLERVKIAEQAGKYPSQLSGGQQQRVAIARSLCMKPDILLFDEPTSALDPEMISEVLNVMVELAEEGMTMLCVTHEMGFAKRVAHNVIFMDEGQIVESAPPSQIFDTPQHPRTKAFLDKILNH
- a CDS encoding transporter substrate-binding domain-containing protein, which encodes MKRTLKHLVKAASTVAIGLAVSFGATANETPNLDKINERGTLRVGMSTFVPWAMRDKQGELIGFEIDVAKRLAEDSGWKVEFVPTAWDGIIPALLSQKFDVIIGGMSITPERSKSVLFTAPYSHSGVQVAASKALAGDFSKIEDFDSRRVKIAARRGAFTVQVARETFPKAKVLQFDDDAQAFQEVLNGNAHAVIASSPKPEHEAVKHADALFIPFSERLSKGNEAFAVRLGEDDKKAFFDEWIKARTDDGWLKERYEYWFSTLDWQDQIAGGQ
- a CDS encoding amino acid ABC transporter permease; the protein is MVFKVIKPALSAILQIALVAIAIAWLLDSGAEAMGYRWQWERVPDYLAFYEDGEWWPAELLEGLMVTIKLSALALLFTLLFGLITALLKTSNSVVGRAIAHCYVEGIRNTPLLVQIYLLYFVFGPIIGLDRFSTAMFALALFQGAYTAEILRAGLNSVPKGQFEACRSIGLSRFYTYYDVILPQVVRRTLPPLTNEVVSLIKNSSIVSVMAIFDLTTEGRNIVAETAMPFEIWFTVAAIYLVLTLTLSGFSAWLEYRLSQEKRS